Below is a window of Christensenella minuta DNA.
GTTGGGAAACCGTTTGCGTGCATAAGCGTATATGCACCTGCTCTGGAAATGCCCAACACTTGCGCTACCATATCGGCGGTCAATGTGACCGGCAACTGGTCATACGATGTTTGATTCTGCTTCATGCGCTCCTCCTTATTCTGTTGTCAATGTGCGATGGTCTAAAAACCGTATCGATTCACCTCCATTCATTCAGACAATATTTATTTATAATAAATATTGTCTATCGCAACATCATAACATAGGAATGGATGCGC
It encodes the following:
- a CDS encoding helix-turn-helix domain-containing protein, with translation MKQNQTSYDQLPVTLTADMVAQVLGISRAGAYTLMHANGFPTLYIGKRMIVGKEQFIKWIDTNSGKAG